The genomic segment TACGCGAGGATCGATAAGCCGACCCCATACTTTGTTGTCTCCTTATGCTCAAATTTCTGAGACGCGATTCATATATCATGCTTCGGTTGGGATGTCAAGGGAGGACGAGCGCGAAACGCAGATCATTCGGGGCGACGAGGCGGGAATGGCACGCCCGCAATTGCCGGTGGCCTCGTGCTCCATCGGGCGCTGGAGCGTATTCGACGGGAATCCCTCGACCGCGGGTCAGGAGGGGAGGCCCTTCAGGCCGCGGAGGATCATGTCCAAGGCGTGGTCGAAGACGCGTTTCGGAAGCGAAGGACGCGAGGACCAAACGACCCAGCGCAAGCCCAGGAAGTGACCGATTCCCATGAGGCTGTACGCCAAAGTCTCGGCGTCGAGCGGACGAATCTCTCCTCGGCGCATTCCTTCCTGAAGTCCGCGGACGTATCCTTGAGCCAATCGCTCGAAGTACCAGCGAGCGGTTGGGGGAGAAACGAATTCGGCTTCGCGGACGATCCGATAGGCCTCGCGATTCCGATGGATGAACTGGAAGAAGGCGCGAAATCCCTCGCGCTCGATCTCGCGGCGATCGGTGAGGCCAGCGATCGCTGCACGCGCGTTCCGACGTAGCTGCGCGTTGAGATCGCGAACGAGTTCGTCGAGGATTTGGGTCTTGCTGGAGAAGTAGAGGTAGAAAGCCCCGAGTGAAACTCCCGCGCGCCGCGTGATCTCCGCGATGGACGTCGCGTAGAAGCCCTTGCGACTGAAGCAGGCCTTGGCGGCTTGCAGAAGCTTGCGGCGAGAAAGCTCCCCTCGCGTCGGAGCGGGAGATGGAGCGCCTTCACCAAGCGCAGCAGCAACGGTGGCGCGTTGGGGTGGAGTCGTGATGGGACGACCAGTGTCCATCCCATGCAGGAGGAACTCGATGGCGGTATGGCGGACGGATTCGGGAACTTCGCCTGGACCGAGAATGAGCCACCGAAGGGTCAGGAAGTACGCCACACCGATCAAAGCGACAGCTGCGACCTCCGGATCGAGCGCGCGGATTTGTCCTTGGCGGCGTTGCTCGCTCAAGAATTCTCGCACGAGTGCGATGAGTCCGTCGTAGAACTGATGGTGCATCTGCTTGTTGACGAATTCGATCTCTCGAAAGATCCGATAAGAAGCCCGATGATGACGAATGAAGGCGAAGAAGGTCGTCAGGATGCGATCCAGGTGCGCGCGAAGATCGCCCTCCGAACGTAGGGCATGGGTGAGATCCACTTGCAGGGCCATACTAGCGCGCGCGACCAGCTCTGAGAAGATCGCCTCCTTATCGGCGAAGTATTGGTAGAACGTCCCCAACGCGACACCTGCGCGGCGGCAGATGGCGGAGACAGAAGCCCTATGGTAACCGCCTTCGGCGAAGACCTCTTGAGCGGCGGCCAAGAGGCGTTCTCTCGTCGCCAAACCTCGCGCGGTCGAAGGAGCTCGCGTTTTTTTCGCCACGCGCGTCATCATCGAGGGGAAAGCGTAGCAGAGGCGATGGGGATGTCAAGATAGGCGAGGTGGCGGATCATCATTTGGGTTCAGACACGTCGTCCCGATTTCGAACTCTTGGGGCGAGGACGACGGCCTCACCGCGCACGACCTCTTCCCCGTGTTGATTCGTGCATCGCGTAGCCAAGGTGACTACGGGCTTGTCCTCGCGAAGGTGAATCACTTCTACCGTCGCGGTGATCGTATCGCCCGGATAAACCGGTCGAATGAATTCTAAGCGTTGACTCAGGTAGATCGTCCCCGGTCCGGGGAGCTGTCGGCCTAAGACCGTCGAGATCAAGCTGGCCACGAGCATTCCGTGGACGATAGGTCGTCCGAAGGGGGTATTTCGGGCGAAGGCCTCGTCCAAGTGCAGCGGGTTCTCATCTCCGCTCAGCGCGGCGAAGGCTTGAACGTCCGCGCTCGTGATGGTCTTCGACCATGAGGCGGTTGCGCCTATGTGCACGTCATTCATGAGGACCTCCCCATCGGATCACTGTAGCCCCCCATGAGTATCCGGTCCCGGCACTCACGAGGACCACGATGTCGCCGTCTCGTAATCGCCTTGCTTGACGAGCGAGATAAAGTCCCAACAACGGATCAGCGGCCGAGAGATGGCCGTAGTCCGAGAGATAGATGGCTTGAGCATCCGTCAGTCCGAGAGCAGACAGCAGGGCTTCGAAGAGCGATCGTTTGGTGTGCAAAGGGATGAGGAAATCGAGGTGATGGCAGCCGCTGCGGGCCAGGGCTTCGCGAATCACCCGCACGAAATGGTCCAGGGTGATGGGATCCAGCATCTCTTTCATTCGAGCTGGGTCGGTGACGTCCAAGTAGTGCCATCGGCGTCGGAGAGTTTCTAGGCTCGGGGGAAATACCGAGCCGCCAGCCGGCACACGCACGAAGTCTGCAAAGCGACCGTCCGTGAGGGCAGCGGATTCCAGGACGATATTCCGCCGATGCCCTCGTCGAAGCACGCAAGCAGCTGCTCCGTCGCCGAAGTTGAACATAAAGCGCGAGCGGTGATTGGTGTAGTCCAGAAGCATGGATTCGGTAGAGGCCGCGACCAGTAACACGTGGAGGAGGGAAGAATCCACGAGCATCAGACTGCGGGCGACTTTTAGGGCGAAGGGGAGGCCGGCCGAAGCCCCACTGAGTTCAAATGCATAGGCGCGTCGAGCTCCAAGATGCTCTTGGATTCGCGGCGCGGCCAGCCAGACGTAGTAATCCTTGTGCATGCTCCCGAAATAAATGAGGGCATCCACTTCTTCCGGAGTCACCCCAGCATCTTGCAGCGCGCGCCGTCCGGCCTCGACCGCCATCATGGAGACCGTTTCCCCTTTCCCCGCCACGTCGGCGATGTGTTTCCGATTCAACCCGAACTTCGTTCGGATCACCTCGGCGGGAATACCGGAAGCAGCGGCCACCTCTTCGGCCGTCATCACGCGCTCGGGAAGATAGATGCCCAAGCCGGCGATGCCGATTTCAGTCATCGGCGTCTCCGTCAAACGAGGACCTCGCTTACTCGTGCTGGATTCCATATTGGCGTTTTAGCGCTATTCGATCAATTTTTCCGGCTCCGGTCTTGGGCAGCTCGTGCACAAAAACCACGGATCTTGGAATCTTATAGCCCGCCAGGCGAGAGCGCAGATAAGTCAGTAATTCTGCTTCTGTCAGCGCACTCCCTGGCCGACGCGCGACGATTGCTCGTCCGACTTCTCCCCATTCGGGATCCGGCACGCCGATGAGGGCGGCTTCCATCACGTCCGGATGCCCCAACAGCACGCTCTCGACTTCCGCCGGATAGATGTTCTCTCCGCCCGAGATG from the Blastocatellia bacterium genome contains:
- a CDS encoding TetR/AcrR family transcriptional regulator, with product MAKKTRAPSTARGLATRERLLAAAQEVFAEGGYHRASVSAICRRAGVALGTFYQYFADKEAIFSELVARASMALQVDLTHALRSEGDLRAHLDRILTTFFAFIRHHRASYRIFREIEFVNKQMHHQFYDGLIALVREFLSEQRRQGQIRALDPEVAAVALIGVAYFLTLRWLILGPGEVPESVRHTAIEFLLHGMDTGRPITTPPQRATVAAALGEGAPSPAPTRGELSRRKLLQAAKACFSRKGFYATSIAEITRRAGVSLGAFYLYFSSKTQILDELVRDLNAQLRRNARAAIAGLTDRREIEREGFRAFFQFIHRNREAYRIVREAEFVSPPTARWYFERLAQGYVRGLQEGMRRGEIRPLDAETLAYSLMGIGHFLGLRWVVWSSRPSLPKRVFDHALDMILRGLKGLPS
- a CDS encoding MaoC family dehydratase, whose product is MNDVHIGATASWSKTITSADVQAFAALSGDENPLHLDEAFARNTPFGRPIVHGMLVASLISTVLGRQLPGPGTIYLSQRLEFIRPVYPGDTITATVEVIHLREDKPVVTLATRCTNQHGEEVVRGEAVVLAPRVRNRDDVSEPK
- a CDS encoding 3-oxoacyl-ACP synthase; protein product: MTEIGIAGLGIYLPERVMTAEEVAAASGIPAEVIRTKFGLNRKHIADVAGKGETVSMMAVEAGRRALQDAGVTPEEVDALIYFGSMHKDYYVWLAAPRIQEHLGARRAYAFELSGASAGLPFALKVARSLMLVDSSLLHVLLVAASTESMLLDYTNHRSRFMFNFGDGAAACVLRRGHRRNIVLESAALTDGRFADFVRVPAGGSVFPPSLETLRRRWHYLDVTDPARMKEMLDPITLDHFVRVIREALARSGCHHLDFLIPLHTKRSLFEALLSALGLTDAQAIYLSDYGHLSAADPLLGLYLARQARRLRDGDIVVLVSAGTGYSWGATVIRWGGPHE
- a CDS encoding AMP-binding protein; this translates as WLPDEKTHRKPGSVGSPLFHVEVRIVREDRDVGPGEVGELWIRGPHVVPGYWNHPEETARTIVEGWLRTGDLAQFDEEGDFYIVGRIKDVIISGGENIYPAEVESVLLGHPDVMEAALIGVPDPEWGEVGRAIVARRPGSALTEAELLTYLRSRLAGYKIPRSVVFVHELPKTGAGKIDRIALKRQYGIQHE